A stretch of the Glandiceps talaboti chromosome 23, keGlaTala1.1, whole genome shotgun sequence genome encodes the following:
- the LOC144452829 gene encoding bcl-2 homologous antagonist/killer-like, translated as MASNRPTFTRTENQTELPPDTEENVQEQAEGIVRNFMFQRFQQEFQADSETPSVPELQGFTTNPLSPTAQVGRRLAQIGDDINARYAGEFRTMIRALDVTPSTAYEHFANIARKIFTDGLNWGRIVALLMFGYRIAMDVIQKGFRGFFNKVVTFVVKFIIGERISAWIAQQGGWASALYYQLEEPGWKAVGVVVVIAAVTTLACIAFSRR; from the exons ATGGCCAGTAACAGGCCTACCTTCACTAGAACAGAGAACCAAACAGAGCTGCCTCCAGATACGGAAGAAAATGTTCAAGAACAAGCAGAGGGTATCGTCAGAAATTTTATGTTCCAAAGGTTTCAGCAAGAATTCCAGGCAGACAGTGAGACACCATCAGTGCCAGAATTACAAGGGTTTACTACCAATCCTTTGAG TCCTACAGCTCAAGTTGGTAGGAGGCTAGCACAGATAGGAGATGACATCAATGCTCGCTATGCGGGTGAATTTCGTACGATGATACGAGCGTTAGATGTCACACCATCAACAGCGTATGAACATTTTGCAAATATTGCCAGAAA AATATTTACGGATGGTTTGAACTGGGGACGAATCGTAGCCTTGTTAATGTTTGGGTACAGAATAGCCATGGATGTTATACAAAAAGGATTTAGAGGTTTCTTCAATAAAGTAGTTACATTTGTAGTCAAGTTTATCATTGGTGAAAGAATTTCTGCATGGATAGCACAACAAGGAGGCTGG GCATCTGCTCTTTACTATCAGCTAGAAGAACCAGGCTGGAAGGCTGTTGGTGTTGTAGTTGTAATAGCAGCGGTTACTACCCTTGCTTGTATCGCATTCAGTAGAAGATAA